The Siniperca chuatsi isolate FFG_IHB_CAS linkage group LG9, ASM2008510v1, whole genome shotgun sequence genome includes a region encoding these proteins:
- the LOC122881210 gene encoding calphotin-like isoform X1, with amino-acid sequence MGCSSSSAQTVDQEKRPGTKPEESNGDTVAVRNGIIAEDAQTIEDQMQLPVQTALPDDLQPGADDEAEAVLVALEAQEDLGSGEDLLAVPEPQPEPVAPAEPAPEVAAPAEAATEPEPEAAVAVVEALPPVEEAAPVETVVAEAAHEVKALVEATEEAPAVESVVAVQAESPAVVEEAAAVPAEASPEVATPPVEPVASEPAEAPVVVEEAAAVAAEAPTEVAAPVEAEVPTDSAAPVTASTGPCESSEPGEASAPGEVAIPGEGVVPDEASAPSEAPAPAEPAAPIEAAEPVIDTELAVATIPEMPPLSPVTVEAQAEPQPAVEQATVPPVDPVEAPCPTEATPAPAPEAESAVPVQEAEVPASTPAVSETSSEAAQEAPAETVTAPVVESTPAGPEAPSAPAPEPSPEVVSTTEASQDTEREEAKKED; translated from the exons ATGGGGTGCTCCTCATCCAGTGCACAGACTGTTGATCAAGAGAAAAGACCAGGTACAAAGCCAGAAGAGAGCAATGGAGATACAGTGG CAGTCAGAAACGGTATCATCGCAGAAGATGCACAAACCATCGAGGACCAGATGCAGTTGCCTGTGCAGACTGCCCTACCAGACGATCTTCAACCGGGAGCCGATGACGAGGCGGAGGCCGTGTTGGTAGCCCTGGAGGCCCAGGAGGATCTTGGCTCTGGGGAGGACCTCCTGGCTGTGCCTGAGCCTCAGCCAGAACCTGTCGCCCCTGCAGAGCCAGCTCCAGAGGTTGCTGCTCCAGCTGAAGCCGCtactgaacctgaacctgaggCTGCTGTAGCGGTGGTGGAGGCACTACCCCCTGTGGAGGAAGCTGCCCCTGTAGAAACTGTAGTGGCTGAGGCCGCTCATGAGGTCAAAGCCCTTGTTGAGGCTACAGAGGAGGCCCCTGCTGTTGAATCTGTTGTAGCTGTGCAGGCAGAGTCCCCTGCTGTTGTTGAGGAGGCGGCTGCTGTGCCAGCTGAGGCCTCTCCTGAGGTTGCCACCCCTCCTGTTGAACCTGTTGCATCTGAGCCAGCAGAGGCCCCAGTGGTTGTGGAAGAGGCAGCGGCTGTAGCGGCTGAGGCCCCTACCGAAGTGGCTGCCCCTGTGGAGGCAGAAGTGCCAACTGACAGTGCTGCACCAGTTACTGCCTCAACAGGACCATGTGAATCCTCAGAACCAGGTGAGGCTTCAGCACCAGGTGAAGTTGCAATCCCAGGTGAAGGTGTAGTACCAGATGAGGCTTCAGCACCAAGTGAGGCTCCAGCACCAGCTGAACCCGCAGCACCTATAGAGGCAGCAGAACCTGTAATCGATACAGAGCTTGCTGTAGCAACTATTCCAGAGATGCCTCCATTATCTCCTGTCACAGTTGAGGCCCAAGCTGAGCCTCAGCCTGCTGTTGAGCAGGCAACAGTACCTCCTGTGGACCCTGTTGAGGCACCCTGCCCCACAGAAGCCACCCCTGCTCCAGCCCCAGAAGCTGAATCTGCTGTGCCAGTCCAGGAGGCAGAGGTTCCAGCATCTACACCAGCAGTTTCAGAAACCTCTTCAGAAGCAGCCCAAGAAGCTCCAGCAGAAACTGTGACAGCTCCTGTGGTTGAGTCCACCCCAGCAGGCCCTGAAGCACCCTCAGCTCCAGCCCCAGAGCCCTCACCTGAAG TGGTGTCTACAACAGAGGCCTCTCAGGATACGGAGAGAGAGGAAGCCAAAAAGGAGGATTGA
- the LOC122881210 gene encoding calphotin-like isoform X2 — translation MGCSSSSAQTVDQEKRPGTKPEESNGDTVVRNGIIAEDAQTIEDQMQLPVQTALPDDLQPGADDEAEAVLVALEAQEDLGSGEDLLAVPEPQPEPVAPAEPAPEVAAPAEAATEPEPEAAVAVVEALPPVEEAAPVETVVAEAAHEVKALVEATEEAPAVESVVAVQAESPAVVEEAAAVPAEASPEVATPPVEPVASEPAEAPVVVEEAAAVAAEAPTEVAAPVEAEVPTDSAAPVTASTGPCESSEPGEASAPGEVAIPGEGVVPDEASAPSEAPAPAEPAAPIEAAEPVIDTELAVATIPEMPPLSPVTVEAQAEPQPAVEQATVPPVDPVEAPCPTEATPAPAPEAESAVPVQEAEVPASTPAVSETSSEAAQEAPAETVTAPVVESTPAGPEAPSAPAPEPSPEVVSTTEASQDTEREEAKKED, via the exons ATGGGGTGCTCCTCATCCAGTGCACAGACTGTTGATCAAGAGAAAAGACCAGGTACAAAGCCAGAAGAGAGCAATGGAGATACAGTGG TCAGAAACGGTATCATCGCAGAAGATGCACAAACCATCGAGGACCAGATGCAGTTGCCTGTGCAGACTGCCCTACCAGACGATCTTCAACCGGGAGCCGATGACGAGGCGGAGGCCGTGTTGGTAGCCCTGGAGGCCCAGGAGGATCTTGGCTCTGGGGAGGACCTCCTGGCTGTGCCTGAGCCTCAGCCAGAACCTGTCGCCCCTGCAGAGCCAGCTCCAGAGGTTGCTGCTCCAGCTGAAGCCGCtactgaacctgaacctgaggCTGCTGTAGCGGTGGTGGAGGCACTACCCCCTGTGGAGGAAGCTGCCCCTGTAGAAACTGTAGTGGCTGAGGCCGCTCATGAGGTCAAAGCCCTTGTTGAGGCTACAGAGGAGGCCCCTGCTGTTGAATCTGTTGTAGCTGTGCAGGCAGAGTCCCCTGCTGTTGTTGAGGAGGCGGCTGCTGTGCCAGCTGAGGCCTCTCCTGAGGTTGCCACCCCTCCTGTTGAACCTGTTGCATCTGAGCCAGCAGAGGCCCCAGTGGTTGTGGAAGAGGCAGCGGCTGTAGCGGCTGAGGCCCCTACCGAAGTGGCTGCCCCTGTGGAGGCAGAAGTGCCAACTGACAGTGCTGCACCAGTTACTGCCTCAACAGGACCATGTGAATCCTCAGAACCAGGTGAGGCTTCAGCACCAGGTGAAGTTGCAATCCCAGGTGAAGGTGTAGTACCAGATGAGGCTTCAGCACCAAGTGAGGCTCCAGCACCAGCTGAACCCGCAGCACCTATAGAGGCAGCAGAACCTGTAATCGATACAGAGCTTGCTGTAGCAACTATTCCAGAGATGCCTCCATTATCTCCTGTCACAGTTGAGGCCCAAGCTGAGCCTCAGCCTGCTGTTGAGCAGGCAACAGTACCTCCTGTGGACCCTGTTGAGGCACCCTGCCCCACAGAAGCCACCCCTGCTCCAGCCCCAGAAGCTGAATCTGCTGTGCCAGTCCAGGAGGCAGAGGTTCCAGCATCTACACCAGCAGTTTCAGAAACCTCTTCAGAAGCAGCCCAAGAAGCTCCAGCAGAAACTGTGACAGCTCCTGTGGTTGAGTCCACCCCAGCAGGCCCTGAAGCACCCTCAGCTCCAGCCCCAGAGCCCTCACCTGAAG TGGTGTCTACAACAGAGGCCTCTCAGGATACGGAGAGAGAGGAAGCCAAAAAGGAGGATTGA
- the LOC122881212 gene encoding 2-iminobutanoate/2-iminopropanoate deaminase-like: protein MATLIRRIISTTKAPAAIGPYSQAVVVDQTMYISGQLGMDPASGSLVEGGVEAQTRQALVNMGEILKAAMCGYENVVKTTVLLADMNDFTRVNDVYKQFFTTNYPARAAYQVAALPRGGLVEIEAVAVLGPLTNAS, encoded by the exons ATGGCTACATTAATCAGGAGGATTATCAGCACAACAAAAGCTCCTGCTGCTATCGGCCCGTACAG cCAAGCAGTAGTGGTAGATCAGACCATGTACATCTCAGGACAGCTGGGGATGGATCCTGCCAGTGGATCCCTGGTGGAAGGGGGTGTTGAGGCCCAAACCAGACAG GCTCTCGTGAACATGGGTGAAATCCTTAAAGCTGCGATGTGTGGTTATGAGAATG TTGTCAAAACCACAGTGCTCTTAGCTGACATGAATGACTTTACCAGGGTCAACGATGTTTACAAGCAGT TCTTCACCACTAACTACCCAGCCAGAGCTGCCTACCAGGTTGCTGCTCTTCCCAGA GGTGGACTGGTTGAGATTGAAGCAGTCGCTGTATTGGGCCCTCTGACCAATGCTTCCTAA